The stretch of DNA CGACATGATCGTCACGTTGCCGGGGAAGCGCGGCGCCTCCGGCTTTACGGCGTCGATCTTCGGGGCGTCGATCTTGGGAGGCTCAGCCTTTGACGCCTCGACCTTCGGCGCTTCCATCTTGACGGCATCCACCTTGGGAGCGTCCACCTTGGGGGCGTCCTTGGCCGCATCGGGCTTCGGCGAGGTCTCTTCCTGCTCGGGCGCGAGTTTTGCCGCCTCGACCTCCGCCGCGGCCGTTACCGGCTCGCCCGGCGCAGGCATGTCAGGCGCGGCCGGCCCGGCGCCAAGAGTTCCGGTTTCACCGCTGGCGGGCTGGGGGTGCTGATCGCTCACGTTGGATTCTCCAGAATTGATTGACCATTTGGTAACTTTTAATGCTTGCCAAATCCTTACCGGCGGCGGCCTTACCGAAATTTTAGGAACTCATCGGGCCCGGTTTGGGCCGCAAATGTCGGCTGGCCCGGTCCCGAGCCCCCTAATGCTGCCCTGCGGCATCCTTGCTGGTTCCGTTTGCGCCGGTCTGTTTCCCGATTAACATGGACCGACCAGCCAGAAAGGCAGGTGGGCACCATGACCATCGAGAAATGCATCAACGAGTTTGATGTAGATGACGTCATTTTTGAGGAAGGCTCGACCGGGCGGGAACTGTTCGTGGTGCTCGACGGCAAGGTCGAAATCGCCAAGATGAACGGCCCAAGCAAGACGGTGATCGTCACGCTCGGCAAGGGTGAGTTCTTCGGCGAGATGGCTGTCATCGACGGCTCGTCCCGTTCGGCAACCGCCATTGCGGCCGCGCCAAACACCCGCGTGATGCGGATCAACCACGCCCGCTTCGTCTACCTGGTCAGTCAGCAGCCGGCCTTTGCGCTGATGATCATGGATGCGCTCAGCAAACGCTTGCGGGCCTCCAACACGGTCGCCTTCAGAACTGCGGGCGGTTCATGAGCGAGCGCAAACCGAGCCCTTTCAAGACGCTGCTCGACAGCGACGTCTGTACGCTGATCGAGGCGGCCGAAGACGTCTATCAGATCCGTTTCAAGAACCGCGCGGCGAACGCCTATCTGGTGCGCGGCAGCTCGCGCACCATCATGATCGATGTCGGGCTATCCTCGAACTATCCGCATCTATTGACGTGTCTCAACCACCTCGGCTGTCCACCCGAGAAGATCGACATGGTGGTGCTGAGCCACGAGCATCTCGACCATATCGGCGCGGCCTATCATTTCCACGGCCGCGCCCTCATCGCCGCGCATCGGCTGGCCGCCAACAAGATCATGCTGCGCGACGATTTCTCGATGTTGCGCAAGATGTTCAACGAGCCGAACGTGCCGATCAACATCGACCTCTGGCTGGAGGACGGCAACCTGATCGACCTCGGCAATTTCCGCCTCAGCGTGATGTACACGCCCGGCCATACCTCGGCCTGCATTACCCTGTTCGAGCCGGACAAGGGATTGTTGTTCGCCTCCGATACCCTGATGCCCGGCGGCGTGATGGGCGGCGTGTTCGGCTCCGGCAGCATCGCCGACTACATCCAGTCGCTGGAGCGGCTGAAGGGCCTGAACTCGAAGATCCTGCTGTCGGGCCACGGGCGGCTATCCGACACCCCGCAGGACGATGTGCGGATCGCGATACAGCGCTCGCACGGATTGTTGTCGGACACCGCACAATTGTTCGACGCGCTGGATGCGCGCGCGAATTTCGAGCCGATCATGCAGTCGGTGCGCGACCTCAACAAGCTCGACGACAGCTAGCCCCGCCGGCCCGCACCATATTCCACAACGCCGAATGTGTGATCCGCCCATTTGACAAATGTCGCGGCGGGCTGTTCAACAGTTTCCAACAACACTGCTCAAAAAATATCGGGAGAGACAGCTTCATGAAGTTCTACGACTCGGTCGGGCCTAACCCTCGCATTGTCCGCATGTTCATGGCGGAGAAGGGCATCGAGATGCCGAAGCAGACGGTCGATCTGCGCAAGGGCGAGAACCGCGAGGCCGAGCATTTGAAGCGCAATCCGCACGGCCAGATGCCGACGCTCGAACTCGACAATGGCAGCTATCTCTCCGAAATCACCGCGATCTGCGAGTATCTCGAAGAGAAGCACCCGGCGCCTGCGATGATCGGGACGACGCCGGAAGAGCGCGCCGAATGCCGGATGTGGACGCGCCGCGTCGATCTCAACATCTGCGAGCATTTGGGGAACGGCTTCCGCTTCGGCGAAGGCCTGAAGTTCTTCGAGAAGCGAATTCCCTGCGCGCCTGAAGCCTCGCCTGGCCTCAAGATGATCGCTGCCAACCGCCTGCAATGGCTCAACGCCCAGATGGCCGACGGCCGCGACTATCTCTGCGGCAAACGCTTCACGCTGGCCGACATCCTGCTCTACGGCTGGCTCGATTTCGCCGGCCAGGTCGGCCAGCCGCTCGATACGGCCAACACTAACATCGCGGCCTGGATGGCGCGCGTGGGCGAGCGGCCTTCGGCCAAGGCGTGATCCCGTTAGATGCCGTGTGGTGCTACTTGATCGCGCGGGGTGACGTCACGAGTCGCAAAATATCGAGAAGTTCAGCTGGCCGCTCGATCAAGAAAAAGGCCGGCGGGCGTTACGCCGCCGACCTTGTCTTGCAACTGCCGGCTCGTGGGTCCGGTTCCGTTGCTTTGCATTCCGGTTGGTAGAACTATTTTGATCAGTAGCACCCGGTGCCGGCTGACACCATTGCGCATAGGTATTGCCGAAACGTACCGAGGTAGGCTCACACTATCGAAACGGATGGAGCCGACTATCCATTGGTTTAGGGCGGTGGTGAGCTACATCACAACCGGCGTATCCGGCAATTCGTTCCGCCCTGCCCCCTGCGCCGGAAAGTGCGTCGCCAACTCGCGCGACACCGCCTCGATTCCCTTGATCACGCCGCCTTCAAAATTTCCGGCCCTGAACTGCGTCTCCATCTCGACGCAGATTTTTTCCCAGCCGGCGCGGCCGACCCTGGCGTCTATGCCACGGTCGGCAACGATCTCGAAATCGCGGTCGGCCAGCAGCAGATAGATCAAGACGCCGTTGTTGTGGACGGTGTCCCAGATCCGCAACTGCGAAAAAATATCCAGCGCCCGTTCCCGCGCCGACTGATTGCGAAACAGCGGCGCGCCGTCGAGCGCACCTTCGACCACGAAACGCACCTGTCCGGAATGGGTGGCTTCGCCTGACCTGATCGCCTGCTCGATCCTCGCCAGCGCTTGCGGCGGAAAGATGCGCCGCAGCCGCCAACGGTGTTCGAGGAGATGCCTGCCGATGCGCCTGATGCTCATGCTACCAGCTCCCCGATGCGCCGCCGCCGCCAAAGCTGCCGCCGCCGCCACTGAAGCCGCCGCTCGAACTGCCACTGCTGCTACTGCTGCTCCAATCTCTGCTGCCGCCACTCGACCAGCCGCCACGTGTGCCGCGGCTACCACCGGAGGGTATCAGATCGATGAACGCAGAAATGAGGAAAACGAGCACGCCGATAGCCGCAGCCGCCCCGAGGCTGCCGACGAAGAGCCACGCCAAAACTCCGACGAGACCGCCAGTCGCGGCCGAACCGGTCAGCCGGCCAAGCGACGCCCTTAGCGCGCCGCCGACAATGAACACGAAGGCGAGGACGAAGGGATTGAACGGGTCGATAGTGTTGAACAGGCCGGGACTTTGCCAATGGGGCGGCTCCGGCTCGGGCAGCTTCTCGCCCTCGGCGACCCGGACCATCCGTTCGACGCCCGCGGAGACGCCGCCGGTGAAATCGCCGGCCTTGAACTTCGGCGTGATGTCTTCATCGATGATACGCTTGGTGGTAGCGTCGGTCAGCGCGCCTTCGAGGCCATAGCCAACCTCGATCCGCAGGCGGCGATCGTTCTTGGCGATGACGAGCAACGCGCCGTCGTCGACCTTCTTGCGGCCGATCTTCCAGGCTTCTGCGACCCGGAGCGAGAATTGCTCGATCGCCTCGCCGTCCGTCGTCGGCACGATCAACACCGCGATCTGGCTGCCCTTTCGCGTCTCGAGATTCTTCAGCGTCTCGGTCAGCGACGCGATGTCATTGCTACCCAGTGTGCCGGTCTGATCGACCACCCGGCCGCTCAACGGCGGCACCGCAACGAGCGCCAGCGCCGAACAGGCCCAGCACAACAGTAGCGCAAGAAGGGGGGCTCTTGCAGCGTTCATCGCGGTCTCTTTTCAGCCGCTACTTTGCGGGCGCCGGCGTCGGGTTGAAATCCACCTTCGGCGCCGTCGAGATCGCCTTCTCGTTGTCGACCGTGAAGTTCGGCTTCTCCTTGTAGCCGAAGGCCATCGCCGTCAGATTGTTCGGGAAGGTGCGGATGCCGACATTATAGTCCTGCACCGCCTTGATGTAGCGGTTGCGCGCCACCGTGATACGGTTTTCGGTCCCTTCGAGCTGCGCCATCAAATCGCGAAACAGTGCGTCCGATTTGAGCTGCGGATAGTTTTCGGTGACGACCAACAGCCGCGACAGCGCGCTCGACAATTCGCCCTGGGCGGCCTGGAATTTCTGGAACGCCGCGGGATCATTGAGCACTTCCGGCGTGGCCTGGATGCTGCCGACCTTGGCGCGCGCATTGGTGACCCCGAGCAGCACGTCCTTTTCCTGCTGCGCAAAACCTTTCACCGAATTGACGAGGTTGGGCACCAGGTCGGCGCGGCGCTGATACTGGTTGACCACTTCCGACCAGCCCGACTTGACCTGCTCGTCATTGGTCTGGATCGCGTTGTAGCCGCAACTGGTCAGGCTCAGTGTCGCCAGCGCCGCCAGCACGGTCCATAATCTGCGCATCGTACTCTCCCAAAAGAAATCAAACGCCAACCTATCAGATTGGTTGCGTCAGGTATGCAGGCGTGAGCCTCCCTCAGGTCCATTTCGCAGCCGATGGGCCCTTGCCTATCGTTCGCTTAGATAACAACATGGCGCGATAAAATTAGAGGGAGAGCCCATGACCACGTTCGAGACCATCGTCGTGGAGCGGCCGGAGCCGCGCATCGCGCGGATCGTGATGAACCGGCCCGAGGCGCGCAACGCGCAGAACCTGCAGATGACCTACGACCTCAACGCCGCGTTCGACCAGGCGGTGCAGGACGATGCGGTCAAGGTCATCATTCTCGCAGGCCACGGCCCGCATTTTTCGGCAGGCCATGACCTGCGTCCCGGGGCCAAGAACAACGCTGGCGTTGATTTTCCGCCGGTCGGAAATTGGGGCGGGTTCACCGAGCCCAACGCCCACGGCCGCTTCGCGCGCGAACAGGAAATCTATCTGCAGATCACGCGACGCTGGCGCAACCTTGCCAAGCCGACGATCGCCGAAGTGCACGGCAAGTGCATCGCCGGCGGCCTGATGCTGGCCTGGGCCTGCGACCTGATTGTCGCGAGCCAAGATGCCGAGTTCTGCGATCCCGTGGTGACCATGGGCGTCTGCGGCGTCGAATGGTTCGTGCATCCTTGGGAGCTCGGTCCGCGCAAGGCCAAGGAATTGCTGTTCACCGCCGACGTCTGGAGCGCGGAGGAAGCGCACCGGCTTGGCATGGTCAATCACGTGGTGCCGCGTGGCGAACTTTCCTCCTTCGTCATGAAGCTTGCCGAACGGATCGCGGCGAAGCCGTCGTTCGCGCTGAAGCTGACAAAGGAAGCCGTCAATCGCTCGGTCGACGTGATGGGACAGCCGGCGGCGATCGAGCAGGCGTTCGCGCTGCATCAGCTCTGCCACGCGCATAATCTGCAGGAGTTCGGAATGATCGTGGATCCCGCGGGCCTGCATCCTTCCGTCAGAAAATCGGCACAAGCAAAATAGAACAAGCAAAGAAGATCAGATGGACCTTACCCCAAGTGACGAGCAGCGGTTGCTGCGCGAAAGTGCCGATCGCTTCGTCAGCGAGACCTGTACCGCCGATCACCGCCGCAAGGTCGCCAGCGATCCGCTCGGCTTCAGCGCCGACATCTGGAAGCAGTTCGCCGATCTCGGCTGGCTGGCGCTGCCGATTTCGGAGACCCATGGCGGGCTCGGCGGCGGCGCCATCGAGATCGGCATCCTGATGGAAGCGTTCGGGCGCGGCTTGGTCTCCGAGCCGTATCTTTCCACCGTCGTGATCGGCGCGTCGCTGATTTCAGATTGCGGCACTGAAGCGCAGAAGCAGGCGCTGCTGCCAAAAATCGCCGACGGTTCGCTCTATCTGGCGTTCGCGCATTCGGAACGTCAGGCGCGCTTCGATCTCGCCGACGTCAAGACCACGGCGAAGAAGACGCCGGACGGCTGGCGTCTCGACGGACGCAAGACTGCCGTGCTCGACGGCAGCGCCGCCGGGCAGATCATCGTCTCGGCCCGCGTCGATGACGGCAATGGCAAGCCGGGCAGGCTTTGCCTGTTCCTGGTGCCGCAAGCCACGCGCGGCCTCACCTTGCGCGACTTCCCGCGGCTTGGCGGCGGCCGGGCCAGCAACCTCGAACTCAGGGATGTGCATCTCTCCGCCGACGCGCTGCTCGGCGATGGCCGCGACGCGTTGCCCGCGATCGAAGCCGCGGTTGACCGCGCTATGGCCGCGCTTGGGGCTGAGGCCGTCGGCATCATGCAGACCCTGCTCGACCAGACGCTGGAATACAGCAAGATACGAAAACAGTTCGGACGGCCGCTGTCCGCCAACCAGGTGATCCGGCATCGCCTCGCCGACATGGCGATGCAATGCGACGAGGCGCGTTCGATGGCGTTGCGCGCCGCGCTGATGGCCGACGCCGAACCGGTCGCACGTAGTCGCGCGGCCTCGGGCGCGAAAGCCAAGATCGGCAAATGCGCGCGCATTGTCGCCGAACAGTCCGTTCAGCTTCATGGCGCCATGGGCGTCACCGAGGAGCTCGACATCGGGGCTTACTTCAAACGGCTGCTTGCCTTCGACACGCTGTTCGGCGGCAGCGCCCATCACTATCGCCGTCACGCCGCATTGGGTGGCCGTGCCGTCCAGGCCTGAAAAGGAAGCGCACCATGGATCTTGCTTTCAACGCCGAAGAGCGCGCCTTCGAGAAGGAAGTTCGCGACTTCATCGCGGCAAACCTGACGCCGGAAATGAAACGCGCCACCGCGCTGACGCCATCGGTGTTCTCGGATCCAGATATCGGCATGGCCTGGCAGCGCGCGCTGCACAGGAAGGGCTGGGGCGCGCCGGGCTGGCCGGTTGACCATGGCGGGCCGGACTGGACCCCGGCACAGCGCTGGATTTTCGAGTCCGAATGCGCGCGCGCCGGCGTGCCGAATGTGAACGTGATGGGTGTCAAAATGGTCGGACCCGTCATCATCGGCTTCGGCTCGCCCGAGCAGAAGAACTTTTATCTGCCGCGGATTCTTTCCGGCGAGGACTACTGGTGCCAGGGCTATTCCGAACCCGGCTCCGGCTCCGACCTCTCCTCCCTGAAAACCCGCGCGGTGCGCGACGGCGACGACTACATCATCAACGGCACCAAGATCTGGACCACGCATGCGCATCACGCCAACCGGATGTTCGCGCTGGTGCGCACCAACGAGACCGAGCGGCAGCAGGACGGCATCTCCTTTATCCTGATCGAAATGAAGAGCCCGGGCATCACGACGCGGCCGATCCTCACCATTGGCGGCGACCACGAGGTCAACCAGGTGTTCTTCGACGACGTGCGCGTGCCCGTCGCCAATCGCGTCGGCGAGGAGGGCAAGGGCTGGACCTACGGCAAATATCTGCTCGAATTCGAGCGCGGCGCGGGCATCGCTTCGGCCAAACTGCGCGACGCGCTGAAGACGGTTTCCGACCTCGCCGAATCCGACGCCACCGGCCGCGCCATCGACGATCCCGATATCGCGGTGCGCATGTCCGAGATCGAGGTCGATATCGATACGCTTGAAATGACCGAACTGCGCGTGCTGTCTGCGCTGCAGACCGGGCAGAATCCCGGCGCGGTGTCGTCGCTATTAAAACTGCGCGTCAGCGAAATCCGCCAGGCGGTGACGCGGCTCGGCGTCGAGGTGATCGGCAATGACGGTCTCTATGTCGAGCCGGTGCGGCCGCTCTACCGGCTGAACGAGGCGCCGGGAATCCCGGAGGAGATGCTCCCCGTCGTGCCGGAATATCTCAACGGCCGGGCGTATACGATCTTCGGTGGCTCGTCGGAGATCCAGCGCGATATCGTCGCGAAGATGGTGTTGGGGTTGTAACCGCCTGCGATGGCCTCGCGATTTTCACCGTCATGGCCGG from Bradyrhizobium sp. AZCC 1693 encodes:
- a CDS encoding acyl-CoA dehydrogenase family protein — encoded protein: MDLAFNAEERAFEKEVRDFIAANLTPEMKRATALTPSVFSDPDIGMAWQRALHRKGWGAPGWPVDHGGPDWTPAQRWIFESECARAGVPNVNVMGVKMVGPVIIGFGSPEQKNFYLPRILSGEDYWCQGYSEPGSGSDLSSLKTRAVRDGDDYIINGTKIWTTHAHHANRMFALVRTNETERQQDGISFILIEMKSPGITTRPILTIGGDHEVNQVFFDDVRVPVANRVGEEGKGWTYGKYLLEFERGAGIASAKLRDALKTVSDLAESDATGRAIDDPDIAVRMSEIEVDIDTLEMTELRVLSALQTGQNPGAVSSLLKLRVSEIRQAVTRLGVEVIGNDGLYVEPVRPLYRLNEAPGIPEEMLPVVPEYLNGRAYTIFGGSSEIQRDIVAKMVLGL
- a CDS encoding LemA family protein encodes the protein MRRLWTVLAALATLSLTSCGYNAIQTNDEQVKSGWSEVVNQYQRRADLVPNLVNSVKGFAQQEKDVLLGVTNARAKVGSIQATPEVLNDPAAFQKFQAAQGELSSALSRLLVVTENYPQLKSDALFRDLMAQLEGTENRITVARNRYIKAVQDYNVGIRTFPNNLTAMAFGYKEKPNFTVDNEKAISTAPKVDFNPTPAPAK
- a CDS encoding glutathione S-transferase family protein; protein product: MKFYDSVGPNPRIVRMFMAEKGIEMPKQTVDLRKGENREAEHLKRNPHGQMPTLELDNGSYLSEITAICEYLEEKHPAPAMIGTTPEERAECRMWTRRVDLNICEHLGNGFRFGEGLKFFEKRIPCAPEASPGLKMIAANRLQWLNAQMADGRDYLCGKRFTLADILLYGWLDFAGQVGQPLDTANTNIAAWMARVGERPSAKA
- a CDS encoding TPM domain-containing protein, whose protein sequence is MNAARAPLLALLLCWACSALALVAVPPLSGRVVDQTGTLGSNDIASLTETLKNLETRKGSQIAVLIVPTTDGEAIEQFSLRVAEAWKIGRKKVDDGALLVIAKNDRRLRIEVGYGLEGALTDATTKRIIDEDITPKFKAGDFTGGVSAGVERMVRVAEGEKLPEPEPPHWQSPGLFNTIDPFNPFVLAFVFIVGGALRASLGRLTGSAATGGLVGVLAWLFVGSLGAAAAIGVLVFLISAFIDLIPSGGSRGTRGGWSSGGSRDWSSSSSSGSSSGGFSGGGGSFGGGGASGSW
- a CDS encoding acyl-CoA dehydrogenase family protein, which codes for MDLTPSDEQRLLRESADRFVSETCTADHRRKVASDPLGFSADIWKQFADLGWLALPISETHGGLGGGAIEIGILMEAFGRGLVSEPYLSTVVIGASLISDCGTEAQKQALLPKIADGSLYLAFAHSERQARFDLADVKTTAKKTPDGWRLDGRKTAVLDGSAAGQIIVSARVDDGNGKPGRLCLFLVPQATRGLTLRDFPRLGGGRASNLELRDVHLSADALLGDGRDALPAIEAAVDRAMAALGAEAVGIMQTLLDQTLEYSKIRKQFGRPLSANQVIRHRLADMAMQCDEARSMALRAALMADAEPVARSRAASGAKAKIGKCARIVAEQSVQLHGAMGVTEELDIGAYFKRLLAFDTLFGGSAHHYRRHAALGGRAVQA
- a CDS encoding TPM domain-containing protein, which gives rise to MSIRRIGRHLLEHRWRLRRIFPPQALARIEQAIRSGEATHSGQVRFVVEGALDGAPLFRNQSARERALDIFSQLRIWDTVHNNGVLIYLLLADRDFEIVADRGIDARVGRAGWEKICVEMETQFRAGNFEGGVIKGIEAVSRELATHFPAQGAGRNELPDTPVVM
- a CDS encoding Crp/Fnr family transcriptional regulator, whose protein sequence is MTIEKCINEFDVDDVIFEEGSTGRELFVVLDGKVEIAKMNGPSKTVIVTLGKGEFFGEMAVIDGSSRSATAIAAAPNTRVMRINHARFVYLVSQQPAFALMIMDALSKRLRASNTVAFRTAGGS
- a CDS encoding MBL fold metallo-hydrolase, with product MSERKPSPFKTLLDSDVCTLIEAAEDVYQIRFKNRAANAYLVRGSSRTIMIDVGLSSNYPHLLTCLNHLGCPPEKIDMVVLSHEHLDHIGAAYHFHGRALIAAHRLAANKIMLRDDFSMLRKMFNEPNVPINIDLWLEDGNLIDLGNFRLSVMYTPGHTSACITLFEPDKGLLFASDTLMPGGVMGGVFGSGSIADYIQSLERLKGLNSKILLSGHGRLSDTPQDDVRIAIQRSHGLLSDTAQLFDALDARANFEPIMQSVRDLNKLDDS
- a CDS encoding enoyl-CoA hydratase; amino-acid sequence: MTTFETIVVERPEPRIARIVMNRPEARNAQNLQMTYDLNAAFDQAVQDDAVKVIILAGHGPHFSAGHDLRPGAKNNAGVDFPPVGNWGGFTEPNAHGRFAREQEIYLQITRRWRNLAKPTIAEVHGKCIAGGLMLAWACDLIVASQDAEFCDPVVTMGVCGVEWFVHPWELGPRKAKELLFTADVWSAEEAHRLGMVNHVVPRGELSSFVMKLAERIAAKPSFALKLTKEAVNRSVDVMGQPAAIEQAFALHQLCHAHNLQEFGMIVDPAGLHPSVRKSAQAK